From one Mytilus galloprovincialis chromosome 13, xbMytGall1.hap1.1, whole genome shotgun sequence genomic stretch:
- the LOC143056809 gene encoding glycine amidinotransferase, mitochondrial-like, giving the protein MSSRSRYFESMAYRTILNDYFEKDKDMLWTMAPKPTMSENMYNVDFPFDTNCQERKDWIQNYKYVINEGEPCFDAAEVLRLGKDLIVQQSMTANRKGIDWFRRHVKSRGYRVHEVHFPGDLNPVHIDASLVPLVPPTNERKGILVNPPDRPITKEDKDRIFTGSSWEILDAPFPNSMVVPESCESSAWLSINLLMVGPDKAIVEETEIPTINFLESLGIKCIRVPYRDSYRFDGSIHCQTSDVQRIGECHNYFPNMDSNENQTTTNS; this is encoded by the exons ATGAGCAGTAGATCTCGATATTTTGAGTCTATGGCATACAG GACAATACTGAATGATTATTTTGAGAAGGATAAAGACATGTTATGGACGATGGCTCCCAAGCCCACCATGTCAGAAAACATGTATAATGTAGACTTTCCTTTTGACACAAATTGTCAGGAACGTAAAGActggatacaaaattataaatatgtaatCAATGAAGGAGAACCG tGTTTTGACGCTGCTGAAGTTTTGAGACTTGGAAAAGATCTGATTGTGCAGCAGAGCATGACAGCTAATAGAAAAGGCATTGATTGGTTCAGACGTCACGTGAAATCTCGTGGTTATCGAGTACACGAAGTTCACTTTCCTGGTGATCTGAATCCAGTACATATAG ACGCATCACTGGTCCCATTAGTACCACCTACCAATGAAAGGAAAGGAATCCTCGTCAACCCTCCAGATCGACCAATCACAAAGGAAGATAAAGACAGAATATTCACAGGTTCATCTTGGGAA ATATTAGATGCTCCATTCCCTAACAGCATGGTTGTACCAGAGTCTTGTGAGTCTAGTGCCTGGCTGAGTATTAATCTGTTAATGGTAGGACCAGATAAAGCCATTGTTGAAGAAACTGAAATACCTACCATCAACTTCCTTGAGTCATTAG gtaTTAAATGTATCCGTGTACCATACAGAGATTCTTACAGATTTGATGGTAGCATTCACTGCCAGACTTCAGATGTTCAACGTATTGGTGAATGTCACAATTACTTTCCAAATATGGACAGCAATGAAAATCAAACAACCACAAACAGCTGA